Proteins encoded together in one Polaribacter reichenbachii window:
- a CDS encoding S41 family peptidase, with product MKRLINLLVLFLVSTIFSQNNEVYFTLKPTLTPDGSEVIYSYQGDLWKVNSNGGDAFRLTAMDGTETDPSVSPDGKWLAFSSNQYGNYDVYIMSLNGGEIKQLTFHQSNDKVTSWNWDSKTINFTSNRFNRITNFTISIDGETPKRTFPHYFNTIHNVVQHPKTDDIYFNESWESSNFANRKRYKGDYNPDIKSYNIKTKKFTKHTSYRGKDFGVTIDKNGTVYFKSDEYKGEYNLYQLENGTKKRLTNFSTSIMWPKVSANGNKIVFRKDYQIYVYDVAKNTSKKLNININNNSTVAKNQSYNVKGNITFFDVSADGKKMAFVSRGKLFVSDVKGKFIKEIDTKKDEAVQEVKWLKDNKSLIYSRSYNGYYNWFLVDVTNASSKKQITKNTMNNRQITFNSDLTKGVYLSGRNEIHIIDLKTFKSELVVKDELWGFYNSNPYFSPDDKYLVYNAYRDFEADILVYNMASKKTINLTNTKVSESEPAWSSDGKYIYFTSERTSPNFPSGGKGASKVYQMALDKFEKPFKMNKVNELFAKKDTTKKDKKKPEIKVDINSNGLMDRLTRISPRFGNQRNISIINSGDKTHILYISNHDEGTNKLWKTTIEPFENNKTVKLGDTRIFGYQYVSAKKNHYILASGKIHTLNLTTNKLKAIAIDTKFNKSLADEFEQMYFEAWAGMEENFYDENFHGQNWQKLRDRYAKYLPYVSERADLRLIFNDMLGELNTSHFGFNSYGAEEKIYYGTRTLATGIVFNNDNPYQVDRIVTESPVDVKNKGIRKGDVLIAVNGVEVDATKNRESYFTNPENKDEIQLTFSRNKTNFDVYIHTTSYLNVRNLIYDEWQDENQKYVDQKTNNEIAYVHMKNMGGGELTKFYQDLMSEEAYKKGLILDLRYNTGGNVHDAVLNFLQQKQYLNWKYREGKLTSQSNFSYGNKPIVLLINEQSLSDAEMTAAGFKELGLGTIVGTETYRWIIFTSGKSLVDGSFYRLPSWGCYTLDGKDLELNGVAPDVYVGKNFKDRLDKNTPQLDKAIEIIMQKIK from the coding sequence ATGAAACGCTTAATTAACCTATTGGTACTCTTTTTAGTATCTACTATTTTTTCTCAAAACAATGAAGTTTATTTCACGTTAAAACCAACCTTAACTCCAGATGGTAGTGAGGTTATTTATAGTTATCAAGGAGATTTATGGAAAGTGAATTCTAATGGAGGAGATGCTTTTAGACTTACTGCTATGGATGGAACAGAAACAGATCCAAGTGTTTCTCCTGACGGAAAATGGTTGGCATTTTCTAGCAATCAATATGGGAATTACGATGTATATATAATGTCTTTAAATGGAGGAGAAATAAAACAACTTACTTTTCATCAAAGTAATGATAAGGTTACTTCATGGAATTGGGATAGTAAAACAATTAATTTTACGTCGAACAGATTTAATAGAATTACAAATTTTACAATTTCTATTGATGGTGAAACTCCTAAAAGAACTTTTCCTCATTATTTTAATACCATCCATAATGTAGTGCAACACCCAAAAACAGATGATATTTACTTTAATGAATCTTGGGAAAGCTCAAATTTTGCAAATCGAAAAAGATATAAAGGCGATTATAATCCTGACATAAAATCATACAATATTAAAACCAAAAAATTCACAAAACATACTTCTTACAGAGGTAAAGATTTTGGAGTTACCATAGATAAAAACGGAACTGTTTACTTTAAATCTGATGAATATAAAGGAGAGTACAATTTGTATCAATTAGAAAACGGAACTAAAAAAAGGCTTACAAATTTCTCTACATCTATTATGTGGCCTAAAGTTAGCGCAAATGGAAACAAAATTGTTTTTAGAAAAGACTATCAAATCTATGTGTATGATGTTGCTAAAAATACTTCTAAAAAGCTAAACATCAACATCAATAACAATTCTACAGTGGCTAAAAACCAATCTTACAACGTTAAAGGAAATATTACCTTTTTTGATGTTTCTGCTGATGGAAAAAAGATGGCTTTTGTATCTAGAGGAAAATTATTTGTTTCTGATGTAAAAGGGAAGTTTATAAAAGAAATTGATACTAAAAAAGACGAAGCTGTTCAAGAAGTAAAATGGTTAAAAGATAATAAATCTCTTATATACTCTAGGTCTTATAATGGGTATTACAATTGGTTTTTGGTTGATGTTACTAATGCATCTAGCAAAAAGCAAATCACAAAAAATACGATGAACAATAGACAAATTACTTTTAATAGTGATTTAACTAAAGGTGTTTATTTATCAGGAAGAAATGAGATTCATATTATAGATTTAAAAACTTTTAAAAGTGAATTGGTTGTAAAAGATGAACTTTGGGGGTTTTATAATTCAAACCCTTACTTTTCTCCAGATGATAAATACCTAGTTTATAATGCATACAGAGATTTTGAAGCAGATATTTTAGTATACAATATGGCCTCTAAAAAGACAATAAATTTAACAAATACAAAGGTTTCAGAATCAGAACCTGCTTGGTCTTCTGATGGAAAATATATTTATTTTACTTCAGAAAGAACTTCTCCGAATTTTCCTAGTGGAGGAAAGGGAGCATCTAAAGTGTATCAAATGGCTTTAGATAAGTTTGAGAAACCTTTTAAAATGAATAAAGTAAATGAATTGTTTGCTAAAAAAGATACAACAAAAAAGGATAAAAAGAAGCCTGAAATTAAGGTTGATATAAATTCGAATGGATTAATGGATCGTTTAACAAGAATTAGCCCAAGGTTTGGGAATCAAAGAAATATTTCTATTATTAATTCTGGTGATAAAACCCATATATTATACATTTCGAATCACGATGAAGGGACTAACAAATTATGGAAAACAACTATTGAGCCTTTTGAGAACAATAAAACTGTAAAATTAGGTGATACTCGTATTTTTGGCTATCAATATGTATCAGCAAAAAAGAACCACTATATTTTGGCAAGTGGTAAAATTCATACATTAAACTTAACCACCAATAAATTAAAAGCAATTGCTATAGATACTAAGTTTAATAAATCTTTAGCTGATGAGTTTGAGCAAATGTATTTTGAAGCTTGGGCAGGAATGGAAGAAAATTTCTATGATGAAAATTTTCACGGTCAGAATTGGCAAAAATTAAGAGATCGCTATGCAAAATATTTGCCTTATGTTTCTGAAAGAGCAGATTTAAGACTAATTTTTAATGATATGTTAGGTGAATTAAATACATCGCATTTTGGTTTTAATTCTTATGGTGCAGAAGAAAAAATATATTACGGAACCAGAACTCTAGCTACAGGTATTGTTTTTAATAATGATAATCCTTATCAAGTAGATCGAATTGTTACAGAAAGTCCTGTTGATGTAAAAAATAAAGGAATTAGAAAAGGTGATGTTTTAATTGCAGTAAATGGAGTAGAAGTTGATGCAACTAAAAACAGAGAATCTTATTTTACAAATCCAGAAAATAAAGATGAAATTCAATTAACATTCTCTAGAAATAAAACCAATTTTGATGTTTACATTCATACCACAAGCTATCTTAATGTAAGAAATTTAATTTATGATGAATGGCAAGATGAAAATCAAAAGTATGTAGATCAAAAAACAAATAATGAAATTGCTTATGTGCATATGAAAAATATGGGTGGTGGAGAATTGACCAAATTTTATCAAGATTTAATGAGTGAAGAAGCTTATAAAAAAGGATTAATTTTAGATTTAAGATACAACACAGGTGGTAATGTACACGATGCAGTGTTAAACTTTTTACAACAAAAACAATATTTAAACTGGAAATATAGAGAAGGAAAACTAACAAGTCAGTCTAATTTTAGTTATGGAAATAAACCAATAGTTTTGCTAATTAATGAGCAATCTCTTTCTGATGCAGAAATGACAGCTGCTGGTTTTAAAGAATTAGGTTTGGGTACTATTGTAGGTACAGAAACGTATAGATGGATTATTTTTACATCAGGTAAATCTTTGGTTGATGGTTCTTTTTACAGATTACCTTCTTGGGGTTGTTATACTTTAGATGGCAAAGATTTAGAATTAAATGGAGTTGCTCCAGATGTTTATGTGGGTAAAAATTTTAAAGATCGATTAGATAAAAATACACCTCAATTAGATAAAGCTATTGAGATTATTATGCAAAAAATAAAGTAA
- the uvrA gene encoding excinuclease ABC subunit UvrA, with the protein MNTDISTVNPKENIIIKGAKLHNLKNIDVVIPRNKLVVITGLSGSGKSSLAFDTLYAEGQRRYVESLSSYARQFLGKLHKPKVDYIKGIAPAIAIEQKVNSTNPRSTVGTSTEIYDYIKLLYARIGKTYSPISGKEVKKDSVSDVVNFVKEFEDRTKLLLLAPIAIDENRDLKTVLQVLEQQGYARLKWNNTVYRISDFPQEDYKNEALFLVVDRIVTKNDEDFYNRLADAIQTAFFEGKGICFIESLADNKVAEFSNKFDLDGMSFLEPNTHLFSFNNPYGACPTCEGYGNVIGIDEDLVIPNTGLSIFDDAIFPFRTPSYIHYKEELISVAYQFDIPIHKPWFELSEEQKELVWNGNKSFNGIHHFFSVLEEKSYKIQNRVMLSRYRGKTKCTTCNGKRLRKEANYVKINEKTISDLVSLPLDELALFFKNLKLDKYQEKIGKRLLTEINNRLQFLTDVGLSYLTINRTSNTLSGGESQRINLATSLGSSLVGSMYILDEPSIGLHPKDTERLIGVLKNLRDLGNTVVVVEHDEDIMKEADYIIDIGPEAGTFGGNVVAEGTFATILKSESLTAKYLNEELKIEVPKKRRTSKNNIQVIGAREHNLQNIDVNFPLNSLTVITGVSGSGKSTLVKKILYPSIQKQISGYGEKIGQYTEIKGSFDILKHVEFIDQNPIGRSSRSNPVTYIKAYDDIRALFSNQKLSNIRNYKPKHFSFNVEGGRCEVCKGEGEVTIEMQFMADVHLECDVCNGKRFKKEVLEVKFENKSIDDILNLTIDDAVAFFSENLVPKIASKLKPLQDVGLGYVTLGQSSSTLSGGEAQRIKLASFLVKGNTKDKALFIFDEPTTGLHFHDIKKLLASFNALIERGHSVVVIEHNIELIKCADYIIDLGLEGGKNGGNLIFQGTPEDLAKNKSSYTAPYLAEKLSF; encoded by the coding sequence ATGAATACTGATATTTCTACTGTAAACCCGAAAGAAAACATCATCATAAAAGGAGCTAAACTCCATAATTTAAAAAATATTGATGTTGTTATACCCAGAAATAAACTCGTTGTAATTACAGGTTTATCTGGTTCTGGTAAATCTTCATTGGCTTTTGATACATTGTATGCAGAAGGCCAAAGACGTTATGTAGAAAGTTTATCTTCTTACGCACGTCAATTTTTAGGCAAACTGCACAAACCAAAAGTCGATTATATTAAAGGTATTGCACCAGCAATTGCTATTGAGCAAAAAGTTAATTCTACAAATCCACGCTCTACAGTAGGTACATCCACAGAAATTTACGATTATATAAAATTATTATATGCCAGGATTGGTAAAACCTACTCTCCTATTTCTGGTAAAGAAGTAAAAAAAGATTCAGTTTCTGATGTAGTAAATTTTGTAAAAGAGTTTGAAGATAGAACAAAATTATTATTGTTAGCACCTATTGCTATTGATGAAAACCGCGATTTAAAAACTGTTTTACAAGTTTTAGAACAACAAGGTTATGCGCGTTTAAAATGGAATAATACTGTTTATAGAATATCAGATTTTCCTCAAGAGGATTATAAAAATGAAGCTTTATTTTTAGTAGTTGATAGAATTGTAACTAAAAATGATGAAGATTTTTACAACAGATTAGCCGATGCTATACAAACTGCTTTCTTTGAAGGTAAAGGAATATGTTTTATTGAAAGTTTAGCAGATAACAAGGTTGCGGAATTTAGTAATAAATTCGATTTAGACGGAATGTCTTTTTTAGAACCAAATACGCATTTATTTAGTTTTAACAATCCTTATGGAGCTTGTCCAACTTGCGAAGGTTATGGAAATGTAATTGGTATAGATGAAGATTTAGTAATACCAAATACTGGTTTATCTATTTTTGATGATGCCATTTTTCCTTTTAGAACTCCTTCTTACATTCATTATAAAGAAGAGTTAATTTCGGTAGCTTATCAATTTGATATTCCTATTCATAAACCTTGGTTTGAGTTATCAGAAGAACAAAAAGAATTAGTTTGGAATGGTAACAAATCTTTTAACGGAATTCATCATTTCTTTTCGGTTTTAGAAGAAAAAAGCTATAAAATTCAGAATAGAGTCATGTTATCACGTTATCGTGGTAAAACCAAGTGTACAACGTGTAATGGTAAGCGTTTACGAAAAGAAGCCAACTATGTAAAAATCAATGAAAAAACCATTTCAGATTTAGTTTCTTTACCATTAGATGAATTGGCTCTGTTTTTCAAAAACTTAAAACTAGATAAATATCAAGAAAAAATAGGAAAACGATTGTTAACAGAAATCAATAATCGATTACAGTTTTTAACAGATGTTGGCCTCTCCTATTTAACCATCAATAGAACTTCGAACACACTTTCTGGTGGAGAAAGTCAGCGTATCAATTTAGCAACTTCTTTAGGTAGTTCGTTAGTGGGTTCTATGTATATTTTAGATGAACCCAGTATTGGTTTACATCCAAAAGACACAGAAAGATTAATTGGTGTTTTAAAAAACTTACGCGATTTAGGTAATACAGTAGTTGTGGTAGAACACGATGAAGATATCATGAAAGAAGCCGATTATATTATAGATATTGGCCCAGAAGCAGGTACTTTTGGTGGTAATGTGGTTGCAGAAGGTACATTTGCAACAATTCTAAAATCAGAATCGTTAACGGCTAAATACTTGAATGAAGAGTTAAAAATTGAGGTTCCTAAAAAACGAAGAACATCAAAAAATAATATTCAGGTAATTGGTGCTAGAGAGCATAATTTACAAAATATAGATGTTAATTTTCCTTTGAATTCTTTGACGGTTATTACAGGAGTTTCTGGTTCAGGTAAAAGTACTTTGGTTAAGAAAATATTATATCCATCCATACAGAAACAAATTTCTGGTTATGGAGAGAAAATTGGACAATATACTGAAATTAAAGGAAGTTTTGATATTTTAAAACACGTAGAATTTATAGATCAAAATCCGATTGGGCGTTCTTCGCGTTCAAATCCTGTAACTTACATTAAGGCTTACGATGATATTAGAGCGTTGTTTTCAAATCAAAAATTATCAAATATCAGAAATTATAAACCCAAACATTTTTCTTTTAATGTAGAAGGCGGACGTTGTGAAGTTTGTAAAGGTGAAGGTGAAGTTACTATTGAAATGCAATTTATGGCAGATGTGCATTTAGAATGCGATGTTTGTAATGGAAAAAGATTTAAAAAAGAGGTTTTAGAAGTAAAATTCGAAAATAAATCGATAGACGATATTTTAAACTTAACCATAGATGATGCAGTTGCCTTTTTCTCAGAAAATTTAGTACCTAAAATTGCCAGTAAATTAAAACCTTTGCAAGATGTTGGTTTGGGTTATGTTACTCTAGGCCAGTCTTCTTCTACACTTTCTGGTGGTGAAGCACAGCGAATTAAATTGGCTTCCTTTTTAGTAAAGGGTAACACAAAAGACAAAGCTTTATTCATTTTTGATGAACCCACAACAGGTTTACATTTTCACGATATTAAAAAATTATTAGCATCTTTTAATGCTTTAATTGAACGTGGTCATTCTGTGGTGGTTATTGAGCACAACATAGAACTAATTAAATGTGCAGATTATATTATTGATTTAGGTTTAGAAGGTGGTAAAAATGGCGGAAACCTTATTTTTCAAGGAACTCCAGAAGATTTAGCTAAAAACAAATCCTCTTATACTGCTCCATATTTGGCAGAAAAGTTGAGTTTTTAG
- a CDS encoding RNA polymerase sigma factor: MQKKTISDSTLVSDYIRGNESALGVLIKRHQQRLFSFIYSKVKDKDITEDIFQDTFIKVIRTLKKGNYNEEGKFLPWVMRIAHNLVIDYFRKSNRIPAFSTTDEFDIFSVLSDGNLNAEKQIIQEQIFADVRELVNELPDEQKDVLVMRMYKDMSFKEISENTGVSINTALGRMRYALINMRKLIEKNKIILVN, from the coding sequence ATGCAAAAAAAAACAATTTCAGATAGTACTTTAGTAAGTGATTATATTAGAGGAAATGAATCAGCTTTAGGTGTTTTAATCAAAAGACATCAACAAAGGCTTTTTAGCTTTATTTATAGTAAGGTTAAAGATAAAGACATTACAGAAGATATTTTTCAAGATACTTTTATAAAAGTAATTAGAACATTAAAAAAAGGTAATTATAACGAAGAAGGTAAGTTTTTACCTTGGGTGATGCGTATTGCTCATAATTTGGTGATCGATTATTTTAGAAAGTCGAATAGAATTCCTGCTTTTAGTACTACAGATGAATTTGATATTTTTTCTGTTTTAAGTGATGGTAATCTAAATGCAGAAAAACAAATTATACAAGAACAGATTTTTGCCGATGTTAGAGAACTCGTAAATGAGCTGCCAGACGAACAAAAAGATGTTTTGGTAATGCGTATGTATAAAGATATGAGTTTTAAAGAAATAAGTGAAAACACTGGTGTTAGCATTAATACAGCTCTAGGTAGAATGCGTTATGCACTTATAAATATGCGTAAATTAATAGAAAAAAATAAAATTATTTTAGTAAACTAA
- a CDS encoding SDR family oxidoreductase yields MENILVAGANGTTGKKIVNLLATSQYFTPVAMVRKEEQQKQFIQRNIQTVLADLEEDVAHTVKDIDKVIFAAGSGGKKVKEVDENGAKKLIAAAEKEHIKKFVMLSSMGADNPKGAEDLQEYLEAKHNADEFLKKSNLTYSIVRPGTLTDDKGSGKIELKHKLNKQGEISRDDVAQTLVRVLHDSAEVDDTFEIIKGDTLIGKAIPH; encoded by the coding sequence ATGGAAAATATATTAGTAGCAGGTGCCAATGGTACCACAGGAAAAAAAATAGTAAATTTATTAGCAACATCACAATATTTTACACCAGTAGCAATGGTGCGTAAAGAAGAACAACAAAAGCAATTTATACAGCGAAATATACAAACTGTTTTAGCAGATTTAGAAGAAGACGTTGCACATACCGTAAAAGATATTGATAAAGTTATTTTTGCAGCAGGTTCTGGAGGAAAAAAAGTAAAAGAAGTAGATGAAAATGGTGCTAAAAAATTAATTGCAGCAGCCGAAAAAGAGCATATAAAAAAGTTTGTGATGTTGAGTTCTATGGGGGCAGATAACCCAAAAGGTGCCGAAGATTTACAAGAGTATTTAGAGGCCAAACACAATGCAGACGAGTTTTTAAAGAAAAGTAATTTAACCTATTCAATTGTTAGACCAGGAACATTAACTGATGATAAAGGTTCTGGAAAAATTGAATTAAAACACAAATTAAATAAACAAGGAGAAATTAGTAGAGATGATGTGGCACAAACTTTAGTAAGGGTTTTACATGATAGTGCAGAAGTAGATGATACTTTTGAGATTATTAAAGGAGACACTTTAATTGGTAAAGCAATTCCTCATTAA
- a CDS encoding endonuclease III domain-containing protein, translating to MTKQEKVKFVIDKLQEFYPEIPIPLDHKDPYTLLVAVLLSAQCTDVRVNKITPLLFAKADNPFEMVKLSVDEIKEIIRPCGLSPMKSKGIYGLSKILIEKYNGEVPESFEGLEELPSVGHKTASVVMSQAFGVPAFPVDTHIHRLLYRWNLTNGKNVNQTEKDAKRLFPRELWNDLHLQIIWYGREYSPARGWDLEKDIITKTIGRKSVLDDYYKTKKTP from the coding sequence ATGACCAAACAAGAAAAAGTTAAATTTGTAATTGATAAACTTCAAGAATTTTATCCAGAAATACCAATTCCTTTAGATCATAAAGATCCTTATACACTTTTGGTAGCTGTTTTGTTATCTGCACAATGTACAGATGTTAGAGTAAATAAAATTACACCTTTATTATTCGCTAAAGCTGATAATCCTTTTGAGATGGTTAAACTATCTGTGGATGAAATTAAAGAAATCATTCGTCCTTGTGGATTATCGCCAATGAAATCGAAAGGAATTTATGGTTTATCAAAAATATTAATTGAAAAATATAATGGCGAAGTTCCTGAATCTTTTGAAGGTTTAGAAGAATTACCTTCTGTAGGTCATAAAACTGCAAGTGTGGTAATGAGTCAGGCGTTTGGAGTACCTGCTTTTCCTGTAGATACTCACATTCATCGATTGCTATACAGATGGAATTTAACCAATGGAAAAAACGTAAATCAAACTGAAAAGGATGCAAAACGTTTGTTTCCTAGAGAATTATGGAACGATTTGCATTTACAAATTATTTGGTATGGTCGTGAATACTCACCTGCACGTGGTTGGGACTTAGAAAAAGATATTATAACTAAAACTATTGGTAGAAAATCGGTTTTAGATGATTACTATAAAACAAAAAAAACACCTTAA
- the bcp gene encoding thioredoxin-dependent thiol peroxidase — MTSLKIGDKAPQFEAKDNAGNTIKLSDYSGKKLVLFFYPKASTPGCTNEACDLRDNYQTFLAKGYDVLGVSADSAKRQQNFINKNELPFPLLADEDKTVIEAFNVWGPKKFMGREYDGIHRTTFIIDENGIIEDVITKVKTKAHAEQILN, encoded by the coding sequence ATGACATCATTAAAAATAGGGGATAAGGCTCCACAATTTGAAGCAAAAGATAATGCCGGGAATACCATTAAATTATCTGATTATTCAGGTAAAAAACTAGTGTTATTCTTTTATCCAAAGGCAAGTACGCCTGGTTGTACTAACGAAGCTTGTGATTTAAGAGACAATTATCAAACTTTTTTAGCTAAGGGTTATGACGTTTTAGGCGTAAGTGCAGATTCAGCAAAAAGACAACAAAATTTTATCAATAAAAATGAATTACCTTTTCCGTTATTAGCAGACGAAGATAAAACTGTAATTGAAGCTTTTAATGTTTGGGGACCAAAGAAATTTATGGGTAGAGAATATGATGGTATTCATAGAACTACCTTTATTATTGATGAAAATGGGATAATTGAAGATGTAATTACCAAAGTTAAAACTAAAGCGCATGCAGAGCAAATATTGAATTAG